The region GTTTTTGTGGGCTTGGTGGCCTACGTTAGTGGAAACTTTATCTTCAGCCAGTACCTTAGCGTTCCTTATCTGCCTGGTTGCGATGAATTGTTCCCCCTGGCCATGTCCATTGCAGGATCTCTGCTTGCCTATCTTTGGTTTAACAGTCCTCCGGCAGAAATCTACATGGGCGATGCCGGTTCCGTCGGTTTCGGTGCCGCAATCGGTATCATGTTCATCCTGGTTCAGGCAGGTCTCTTCCTTCCCATTGTTTGCATTATCATCATTGCCGAAGCTTGCTCTGTGCTGTTCCAGATTCTTTGGTTCAAGATTACCAAGAAGGCTACCGGAACTGGCCGTAGAATCTTCCTTTGCGCTCCGCTGCATCATCATTTCCAGAAGAAGTGGGAAGGTCGTTTTGCTAGCAAGCCTTTGATGAACTCCAAGATTGTCTGGAGAATGCACTTGATCAGCATCTTTGCCTTGATCGTTAGCATGGTGATTTTCTTCGGTATTAGGTAGTCTGGTATGGCAAACGAAAACTTAATTGAAATATTGAATAACTTTGGCCAGCAGGATTTGGCTAAGCATCTGGAATCTCTCAGTGGTGAAGCCAGAACCCGTCTGGAACGTGACGTGGCAGGTCAGGACTGGGAAGAACTTCGTGCACTTTACGAAGAAAAATCCAGTGCAAATTTGACTGACAATGTGAGCTCCGATCTCAAGCCAATGCCTTTCAAGATTGCTACCGAGGATTTGCGTTACGATTTCTGGAAGGAAACAGGCGAGGTCCTTTTAGGCAAGGGCCAGGTTGCAGCGTTCCTGGTTGCCGGTGGTCAGGGTTCCCGCCTTGGCTTTGACGGCCCCAAGGGCATGTTCGATATTGGCCTTCCCAGCCATAAGAGCCTGTTCCAGCTTCAGGCGGAACGACTGCTGAATCTTGGTGCCCAGGCCGGACACGCCATTCCCTGGTGTATTATGACCAGCCCCCTCAATCACGAGGCTACGGTCAACTTCTTTATTGAAAACAACTACTTTGGCATGGACCGCCAGAATGTCCGTTTCTTTGAGCAGGGTACTATCTGCGCCTTGACTCCGGACGGAAAGGCTGTGCTGGATGGCGAAGACCATCTGGCTCTTGTGCCCGATGGAAACGGCGGTTGCTTTAGGGCTCTTTCCCAGAGTGGAACTCTGGCATGGCTTATTGAACGTGGCGTCCGCTACGTGTTCTTGTACAGCGTTGATAACGCTCTCTGCCGTATCTGTGACCCGGCCTTTGTCGGCGCCCTTGCCAGCGAAGGCATGAGCATGAGTGCATCCAAGGTGGTACATAAGGCTAACGCGCAGGAAAAGGTAGGCATCTTCGCTTATCAGAACCGCAAGCCTGGCGTTGTAGAATACAGCGACCTTCCCGAGGAATACCGCGACATGACCAATGCCGACGGTAGCTTGACTTTTGATGGCGGCAATATTGCAGTTCATCTGTTCAAGATCGAAGGCCTTCGTAAGTTGCAGACCAGCAAACTCCCGTGGCACACCGCCCGTAAGACTGTCTGCGGTATCGAGAAGTGCTGGAAGTTTGAACAGTTCCTTTTCGATGCATTCCCACAGTTGGGTTCCATGATGCCTTTCGGTGTTGTTCGTGAAGAAGAATTCAGCCCGGTGAAGAATGCCGACGGAAACGACAGTCCCAAGACTGCCCGCCAGATGATTGGTCGCCTCCATAGGGATTGGCTCCGTAAGGCCCACGTGGAAGTAAATCCCAACAAACTGTACGAAGTGTCTCCCCAGTTGAGCTATGCAGGCGAGAACCTGAGCCGCCGCGTTTTTGAACGTGAACTGGGCAAGAGCATTCTGGAATTTGACGATGTGTAGTTTGCGAATCGATTGCCCCCACTGCAATTCTTCTTTCGATGTTCAGATCGAAGGGGAACCGTCTAACATGATGGTGTTTTGCTGTGCTCGCTGCAAGACTCCCTTGATGTTCTATCACGGGGTAGTCTCTGAATTGGACCGTGATGAATTCGCCAATCTTCGTAAGCGCCTGAGCCGAGCCCTTGATGCCGTCGTCAATAAGGACGGTGCCATGGCCGAGGTTGTGGAAGTTATTAAGGAGATGGTTCAGGAATCTGACCAGCGTGCGGCAGAACGTGCCTCCGAAAATGAACCGTCCGTGGTTCAGGATAAGAAGACCCTTACCGATGAATCCATTGATGCTTTGCAGAAACAGCTAGATGAAATGGATGCGGAAAGCTTCCTGGATAATCTTTAGTCGTACCTTTTATGAAGATTCTTTTTTCAGACCTTGACGGGACTCTATTGACCGATGACAAGCGTATTCTCCCTGAGGATATGGCTGCTATCGATGCCCTTCTTGCTGCTGGAAACAAGTTTCTCATTACTACAGGAAGGCCTTTGACAAGCGCCAAGATGCTGGCCAAGAAATATGGTTTCTACAAACCGGGATTTTTTCTTGTCAGTTTCAACGGTGGGCTGATTTATGATTGCGCCACAGAGGAATCCATACTGACCCGCCGTATTTCCGTGGACCAGGTAAAGTTCATTATGGACAAGGCCCACGAGTGGGGGATGCACGCCCACACTTACGCTGGCGACCTGGTAATCTCTGAATACGAGACGGAACAGCTTAAGAATTACTGCTGCATTATGCAGATGGATTACAAGATTGTGGATGACATCCGTCAGTATTTCAGCGCAACACCATCTGGGGCGGCGACATGCGCTCCCACCATGCCGATTAACGTGGTCATTCGTCCCGAGGATCCCATTAAGGTGAACGTGATTACACCGAAGGATCATTCCAGTCTGCTCGACTTCAGGGCAGAAATGCGAAAGACCACCGAGGGCAAGCTGTTCGATGTTTTCAGCAAGCCCGAGATGTTGGAGTTTTCCGACCTTAAGACCAACAAGGGAGATGCTGTCCGGTTCATGGCGGATTTCTACAAGGTTCCCCTGGCCGATACTATTGCCTGTGGTGACGAGGAAAATGATTGCCCCATGATCAAGGCGGCTGGTGTGGGAGTTGCCATGGCGAACGCTTCTGATGTAGCCAAGGGCTGTGCGGATTATATCACTGTGAATGACAATAACCATGGCGGCATTGCCGAGGTTATTGCAAAGTTTGTTTTGTAGTTAAACATAGTTGGAATGTTATGAAAAATTGGATTGCCTCATTGAATCTTGGACGTAAGCACGGAATCGCTCTGGCTGTGACCTTGGCCGTTCTTGTGGTTGCCTTCTTGATTTTCAACAACCTATCGGTGCCTTACGCAAGGCGTTGGGATATTGACTGGGGTTATTATTCCATTCTCTCTACGTTTATACTCCTGGTCGTGGGTGTTGTTGTAAACGCTCCCTATATTTCCCGCAATTGGAAAGACATGAAACCTTCGGGAAAGGGCTGCTGTATTCTGGCCGTTGTCATCCTGATTTTCTCTGTGTTCATGTTTGCCAATATCAGCAATACTCATCGCGTGCTCAGTGATGAAACTAGCTGGGAATCCATGGGCCTTCAGATGTACTACCAGCATACCGGTGGTATCT is a window of Fibrobacter sp. DNA encoding:
- a CDS encoding UDPGP type 1 family protein; translated protein: MANENLIEILNNFGQQDLAKHLESLSGEARTRLERDVAGQDWEELRALYEEKSSANLTDNVSSDLKPMPFKIATEDLRYDFWKETGEVLLGKGQVAAFLVAGGQGSRLGFDGPKGMFDIGLPSHKSLFQLQAERLLNLGAQAGHAIPWCIMTSPLNHEATVNFFIENNYFGMDRQNVRFFEQGTICALTPDGKAVLDGEDHLALVPDGNGGCFRALSQSGTLAWLIERGVRYVFLYSVDNALCRICDPAFVGALASEGMSMSASKVVHKANAQEKVGIFAYQNRKPGVVEYSDLPEEYRDMTNADGSLTFDGGNIAVHLFKIEGLRKLQTSKLPWHTARKTVCGIEKCWKFEQFLFDAFPQLGSMMPFGVVREEEFSPVKNADGNDSPKTARQMIGRLHRDWLRKAHVEVNPNKLYEVSPQLSYAGENLSRRVFERELGKSILEFDDV
- a CDS encoding Cof-type HAD-IIB family hydrolase, producing the protein MKILFSDLDGTLLTDDKRILPEDMAAIDALLAAGNKFLITTGRPLTSAKMLAKKYGFYKPGFFLVSFNGGLIYDCATEESILTRRISVDQVKFIMDKAHEWGMHAHTYAGDLVISEYETEQLKNYCCIMQMDYKIVDDIRQYFSATPSGAATCAPTMPINVVIRPEDPIKVNVITPKDHSSLLDFRAEMRKTTEGKLFDVFSKPEMLEFSDLKTNKGDAVRFMADFYKVPLADTIACGDEENDCPMIKAAGVGVAMANASDVAKGCADYITVNDNNHGGIAEVIAKFVL